In Actinoplanes octamycinicus, the genomic window CACGCTCACCCGCGGGCAGCGCGCCAGCAGCCGCTCGACGAACGGCGCCACCCCGTCGGCCAGGTGCTCGCAGTTGTCCAGCACCAACAGCGCCCGCCGGTCGGCGAGGGCGGCCGGCACCGCGTCGTCCAGGCCGCGGCCCTGCTGCTCGCCGACGCCGAGCGCGGCCGCGACCGCCGCCACCACCATCGCCGGGTCGGTGACCGGCACCAGGTCGACGAACCACACCCCGTCGGGGAACGCCCCGGCCAGGTCGGCGGCCACCGCCAGCACCAGCCGTGTCTTGCCCACACCGCCGGGCCCGACCGCGGTGACCTGGCGGTGCCCGGTGACCGCCGCGCGCAACGCCGCGCGCTCCCCGGCCCGGCCGACGAACGGGCTCAGCGGCACCGGCAGCACGGCCGGTGCCTGCGCCGGCCGGGCGAGCCGGGCGGCGAGGTCGGCGAGCCCGCGCCGGTCGGCCGCCCCGAGCTTGCGCAGCAGCGACGACACGTGCGTCTCCACCGTGCGCACCGAGATGAACAGCCGCGCCCCGATCTCGGCGTTGGTCCGGTGCTCCCCGACCAGGGCGAGGATCTCGGACTCACGCGGCGAGACCCCCGCCGTGGCTGGCTGCTTCGACACGCGTGCCATCCTCCCGTACCGCGTCTCCGGGGTGCTCTCCGTGGTCAGCACGGATGCCGGACCCACCCGACCGGCGGCAGGCTCTCCCCATGTCCATCAAGACCATCATCATTCCGGTACGCGATCTGCCCGCCGCGAGGACGCTGTACCGCACCGTGCTGGGCGTGGAGCCGTACGCCGACGAGCCGTACTACGTCGGCTTCCGGGTCGGCGACCAGGAGATCGGGCTGGACCCGAACGGCCACGCCCACGGCATGACCGGCCCGGTCAACTACTGCCACGTCGACGACGTCCGGGCCAGCCTGCACGCCGCCGTGCGGGCCGGCTGGCAGACCCGGCAGACCGCCAAGGACGTCGGGGCCGGCCGGCTCGCCGCCGTCGTCGAGGACCCCAGCGGCAACGTCCTCGGCCTCCTCCAGCGCTGACCCGCACCGTTCGAAGGGAAACCCGTCATGACCAGCATCGAGCACCTCATCCTCGAAGTCGCCGACCCCGCCGCCGCCGAGACCTTCTACGCCGACGTGCTGGGGCTGGACGACCGGGTCCGGGTCCGGCGCTCGGACGCGCCGACCACCGGCTTCCGCGGCTTCACCCTGTCGCTGATCGTCGCCCAGCCGGCGAACGCCGACGCGCTGATCGACGCGGCCGTCGCCGCCGGCGCCACCGTCCTGAAGCCGGCCGAGAGGTCCCTGTTCGGCTACGGCGGCGTGGTCCAGGCCCCGGACGGCACGATCGTGACGGTCGCGTCCTCGTCGAAGAAGGACACCGCGCCGGCCGCGAAGCGGATCGACGACGTGGTGATCCAGCTGGGCGTGGCGGACGTGGCCGCCACCAAGCGCCACTACGTGGCGAGCGGCTTCACGGTGGGCCGGAGCTTCGGGAGCAAGTACGTCGAGTTCGAGGCGCCCGGCCGTACCGTCACGATGTCGCTCTTGAAGCGGAAGGCGCTGGCCAAGGCCGCCGGGGTGGCCGCCGACGGCACCGGATCGCACCGGCTCGTGCTCGGCGGCGCGGCCCCGGCCACCGACCCGGACGGCTTCGTGTGGGAGGCGGCGTCCGCCTGAGCCGGCCACCGCCTCCCTCGGTTCAGCTGCTCACCGTCCAGCGCTGGTTCGCGCGCCGGACGAAATGGTCCGCCGGATTGCTCGACCGGACATTCGTCGACAGACGTGCACCGTTCCGGTCGACAGCCCGCCGGCGACGGTGAATTGCAGATCCTGCGCCGCACCGGCGTCCATCGTCTCGATGATCGTGCTGTAGTCCCGGTTGTTCGGCGATTTCAGCGAAACATAACTGCCG contains:
- a CDS encoding VOC family protein, whose amino-acid sequence is MSIKTIIIPVRDLPAARTLYRTVLGVEPYADEPYYVGFRVGDQEIGLDPNGHAHGMTGPVNYCHVDDVRASLHAAVRAGWQTRQTAKDVGAGRLAAVVEDPSGNVLGLLQR
- a CDS encoding VOC family protein gives rise to the protein MTSIEHLILEVADPAAAETFYADVLGLDDRVRVRRSDAPTTGFRGFTLSLIVAQPANADALIDAAVAAGATVLKPAERSLFGYGGVVQAPDGTIVTVASSSKKDTAPAAKRIDDVVIQLGVADVAATKRHYVASGFTVGRSFGSKYVEFEAPGRTVTMSLLKRKALAKAAGVAADGTGSHRLVLGGAAPATDPDGFVWEAASA